The genomic interval TCTCGCGCAGCGGTTCGCCCTCGAGCAGCTCGGTGACGAGATAGGGCGCGCCATCTTCCTTGCCGACGTCGAAGATCGCCAGGATGTTCGGATGGTTGAGAGTGGCGACGACGTGCGCTTCCTGCTCGAAGCGCCGCAGACGGTCGGTATCCTGAGTGAAACCCTCGGGCAGGATCTTGATGGCGACGTCGCGGCCCAGCCGCGTGTCGCGCGCCCGATACACCTCGCCCATGCCACCCGCGCCGACGGGGGAATGGATCTCGTAAGGTCCGAGCTTACTGCCGGCAGACAGTGTCATGGAGTGCGCGGATTATAGCCCGGAAGCGACGAAAGCCCAGCGTCTTCGCGCCTTAGCCGCGCTTGAAGAACTGCACCGCGCGCTCGTGCTTCTTGGCCGCGGCGAGTGACGAGAACGTGCCGAGGTTGCGGCGCTTCCCCGTCTTCGGATCCTTCTTCCGCGAATAGAGACGATATTTGCCGGAGCTGAGTTTGCGGATCATGCCCTTTCCGTTATATCGATGCCCATCGATATGCGATTCCATTGCAACTTTATTTGCGGGCCCCCAGCATCTCGACCACGCGGTCGTAGTCCTCGAGCGAGCCGTAGCGCAGCACAATCTTCCCTTTGCCGCCGCGGTCGCGGATCTCCACCCGCACGCCGAGCGCGCGCTCGAGTTCCCTCTCCGCTTCGGCGACGTTCGGATCCACCGCGCGCTTCTGCCGCTCCGGCTTTTCCGCCGGATGCATCAGGTCGTGGATGATCTCCTCGAGTTGCCGGACGGAGAGCGCATCTTCGACCGCGCGCTTGGCGAGCTCGAGCTGTGCGTCGGCGGCGTCGAGCATCATCAGCACCTTGGCGTGGCCGAAGCTGAGCGCTCCGCTCTCCACATCGAGCTGCACCTCGACCGGCAGGCGCAGCAGTCGCAGGAAGTTCGCCACCGACGAGCGGTCTTTGCCGGTACGCTGCGCCATGTGCTCCTGCGTGAGGTTGAACTCGCGCGCCAAGCGCTCATACGCGCGCGCCTGCTCGATCGGGTTCAAGTCCTCGCGCTGCAGGTTCTCGATGATGGTCATCTCCATCGCCTGCTCGTTCGAGACCGCTTTCACGATGGCCGGCACGGTCGGCTTCCCTGCCAGCTTCGAGGCGCGCCAGCGGCGTTCGCCGGCGATGAGCTGGAAGCGTCCTGCGACCTGGCGCACGATCACCGGCTGGACGACGCCATTCGAGCGGATAGACGCGGCCAGCTCATGCAGCGCCACCTCGTCGAGGCGGGTGCGCGTCTGGTAGGGGTTGCGCTCGATCTCCTCGATGGGGATCTCGCGAACGCCGTTTTCCTGCGCGGTCGCCACTGGCGGCGGCGCCGTAGCGGTGGCACGCGCTCCGGGTAGCAGCGACTCCAAGCCGCGTCCCAAGACCTTGCGCTTGTCGTTCATAAGGAAACTCCCATTAGAACTCCCCCTCTCCCTTACTGTTAGACCGAAACCTAATGTTCAACCGCGGCCGCGGCGACTTTCTCGTGGACCTGCGCAGCGGCGGCCTGGCGCTTCTCTGCCCGCGTGATCAGCTCCTTCGCCAACTTGATGTAAGCCTCTGCGCCGCGCGATTGCGGGTCATAGTCGAGCGCCGGCTTGCCAAAGCTCGGCGCCTCCGCCAGGCGGATATTCCGCGGGATGGTGGTGCGGCAGAGCTGGTCGCCAAAGAACTGCTTCAGGTCCTTGGCCACCTGTTGGGCGAGGTTGGTGCGGTCGTCATACATGGTCAGGACGACACCCTCGATGGCGAGGTCGGGATTGAAGCTCTGCCGGATGCGCTCGATGGTGTCCAGCAACTCGGACACCCCCTCGAGCGCGAAGTATTCCGCTTGCATGGGAATAAGCACGGAATCCGCGGCAACGAGCGCGTTCAGGGTCAGCAGATCGAGCGCCGGCGGACAGTCGAGCACGATGAACTGATAGCGGTCGCGGACCGGCGCGAGTGCTTCGCGCAGGCGGAATTCGCGGCGCTCAGCTCCGACCAACTCGAGGTTCGCGCCGATCAGGTTTTTGTGCGCGGGGATGGTGGCGAGTTTCTCAGTGCCCGATTGAAGGATCGCATCTTCGGCGCTGGCCGAGGCCATCAGCAGGTCGTAGGTGG from Acidobacteriota bacterium carries:
- a CDS encoding ParB/RepB/Spo0J family partition protein, which produces MNDKRKVLGRGLESLLPGARATATAPPPVATAQENGVREIPIEEIERNPYQTRTRLDEVALHELAASIRSNGVVQPVIVRQVAGRFQLIAGERRWRASKLAGKPTVPAIVKAVSNEQAMEMTIIENLQREDLNPIEQARAYERLAREFNLTQEHMAQRTGKDRSSVANFLRLLRLPVEVQLDVESGALSFGHAKVLMMLDAADAQLELAKRAVEDALSVRQLEEIIHDLMHPAEKPERQKRAVDPNVAEAERELERALGVRVEIRDRGGKGKIVLRYGSLEDYDRVVEMLGARK
- a CDS encoding ParA family protein, whose protein sequence is MARVIAVANQKGGVGKTTTAINLAASFAAAEVPTLLVDCDPQSNSSSGLGFHRDPQRLSTYDLLMASASAEDAILQSGTEKLATIPAHKNLIGANLELVGAERREFRLREALAPVRDRYQFIVLDCPPALDLLTLNALVAADSVLIPMQAEYFALEGVSELLDTIERIRQSFNPDLAIEGVVLTMYDDRTNLAQQVAKDLKQFFGDQLCRTTIPRNIRLAEAPSFGKPALDYDPQSRGAEAYIKLAKELITRAEKRQAAAAQVHEKVAAAAVEH